The DNA window CCAAGTATTGCTGAGTGGGTTCAGCAATGGCTGAACtggtttgtgtgttttctgcCATAGCAGCACATatgcctgctccagcacccccTGGGCAGGGGAGTTCCAGCCCTGGGCATCAGCATAACACTCAGAGTCAGGGCACAGGAGGGATTTCTGCTGTGCTAGGCTGAAATTAAACATTATTTCCTCCAACCAGACTGGTCCTGGATACCTTCAGGGAGATGGACATACCTGTGACTCCTTAACCTGACTCTTCCAGCATAGTCTGACTGTGGGGTAACACTCCTAAGCAGAAAATCTGTGATTTCTTCCCAAGGTGTGTTTTGCAGAATTTTGATTAATCTGAAACCGCAGCCCTGTTGTTTCTTAAGTCAGCCAAAGTCAGGATACCCCAGCCCTGCCTACAGCCTGAATAAAGCCTCCTTCCTTTTAGCCAGGCCTGGCCAAGAGAAAATGCCAAGAGAAAATGCTGAGAGAAAATGCCACCTGGCCAGTTTAGTGTTGGACAAGTGACCTTGCTCATacaccagcactgcctgcacagcacagacagcaccagggcagctctgaggtGGCTCAGACATGTCCTTAAGCTCCTCTCagcccaggtgacacagaggtgaccaCAGCCATGTTCTCTCCTAGGATCCCAGAggtgccctgccctccctgtgctgcagctgccatgAAAATAacaaccagcagcacagagaaagtTCTGGTGACAAAGTCTCCTGCAAAGGGAACAACAGGAAAACCCAGAGCATGTGGCAGAAGAATGGCAGCAGATTTCCCACTGTGCCCACAGCCCAGAGGGGCAGGGGTGCTGGGACAGATACATCTGGCGCGTTGACACTGcccgcagcagcagctccctcagctgctcgATCTTCTCCCTGAGGCTCTGCAGCGAGGTCCTGATGGCCACATTGACCTGGGGGAACACAGAGATTGTCACTGGCCTGCTCTGTCAGATCTGCATGACATTTCATACTGCTTCATGATAATACATCTAACTTTTACTGCACAGGTGTGAAGGGCTCCACTGCAACCCCAGAGAGCCTGTTCAGAGCCAGAAGTCACTCCAGGCTGCTTACAAAACAATGGAATGGTTTCACAAACACAATTCTAAGGCATTAATGCTGATGAATATGGAAAGCTGTCTTTCAAGTCTTTATAAACACACTTCTTTACATGGGCAAAACATTACAGCACATGTTAATATTTTCCAGATAAATTTCCAGCTCTTTCCTCTGATCTTCAATGAAAATACAGACATCAGCTTCTTTTGCCACTGGGTTTCTTTCCCAGCTACCAGGATCAGAGAGAAGGCTGCTACAGGTTGACACATTCCCTGCACTGAACTCCCATGGACTTGAAACTTAACACCCCAAAGAAATTCAGATTGTTCCATTTCCCttcacagcagcacccaggacTCCCAATCCTTTCTCACCACTGACCTGCCCAAGATCCAGATGTGTCTGTTCTCAGTAAAAATGTAATTCAGTCATTCTTCCCTGCTGCAAGCAAACCCCAGACTTGCAGCAATCTTCCTTCTTTGTCCCCACTCCTTCCCAATTCAAACTCACATTATCCTCTTgagtttttcttccttagaTGTTATTTCTTCTCATTCCAGTTATGCAGAAAAAACACTCTAACTGCAATTAACAATCCAAGTTGTCCTAATTAAGACTTGCTGTGCCTCTTGTTTACAAGCCGTGGTTTACAATGGGCAGCAACCCCAGCTGTTCTGTGGGGAACTGGGAACAGAGAGGAATATCTGCTCTCACTCTCAGTCCTGCTTTCTTGgagacaggcagcagcagctctctgcaggggcagtgctgccagaCCCTGCCTGAGTGTGTGCActggatggagcaggagagccTCAGATTAAacctctgtgcccagggaggtttgctcTCAAACACCACCAGATACAACAGAGAGCAGATGCACCCAGGCTGAGGCAGCCAAAATCCACCTCTGGACCAAAGCAGCCCAACACCACCACAACAGCAGATCCAAACCAGCATGGGGGATCAGCgattttgggaatgctgaagCCTCTGCAATCAGGTAATTAAAGGTCTTCTCATTTGTTCTCAGCTCCAGGTGCAGAGTGCTGCATTTGACTGACCCAGAAGAGCAACAGAGCACAAAGGTGACACGGCCAAAAAAGTCACCAAATGCAGCCACCTGGCCAGAAACTGCAGTGAGAGAACAAAAGATTTCACctctttcacagaaaattaagaaagaagaaaagtagaaagaaaataaaccaatgGAAGTTTTATGATCAGCTTAACAAAGCAGAGTTCACAGATGGTAAGTGCTGGATTAAAACTTTTCCTCACAGtatgtttttccattttaaattttttgctCTATTTTTGGTTCAGCAACAAGCAAGAAGTTTGTCAGGCATGCTAATTGCaaaatactataaaaataaaaacctgtttACATTCTCCCTAGAAGGCCAATATTGTACAAAGACATTTTCCTGCATTACATCAGGAGGCACAGGACACGCGACTGCTCGGCCGTGGATTTCTCAACAGGCACTTCTGTTATGAAAACACCTCTTTCGTTGTTGGAAACTTGTTTAGAGTAGAATCAAACACTGCCAAATATTCCTCTTTACCTCTTAATGGATTAAAGGAAGCTGGAAAACACAGGGCATGGGACAAATGATTTTATGGAGAAGTCAGTCACCCGTGCAATGTTTCCATAAAACACAACCCCAGAGAGTTCCAGCCCCAGAAAGGCTCCAAACAACACCAACCCCACACTTCCTCAGCGTGGCACTGATGGCAGTTGAGAACTTCGCCCTCTATAAATACACACAGATTGAGCAGCAATCTTTTTATTGGTCTTCTGTTGTTGAGGAGAATCTGTACAATTCTGATACTTCAGCATCCTGAAAGCAGGAATTTAATCTGCACCTCCAAACACTCCAAAGCCAGAGAAAATACTGCTCTCAAATCCCACTGATCTGGGGTTTCTGAAACTCCTTCTCAACTCCTGCTGAACTGAGGCAGCCATTCAGCAGCACTGATTATTTCGCACAGCCTACACACTTTTCCTCAGAATTTCttccaagaaaatatttcaaaaatgaCATTTGATTTGAACGCCTCTTAGGAAAGTGAGTGGCCCAGCAGATCCAGTGATCAGGCACTGCATTATAGCCGTGATATAAAGAGGAGGCAGATAAAGCACTGGGGTTTTAATTATGCCAATTATTATTATAAACAACCAACTCAAGGGCTTACAGTAATTTTCATTTGAACGTGGCCAAGAGAGCAGGTAATGACTCAAAGGTGCTCCTGAAGGAAAGGATGAGGCTTGGAGCCCCAGGGAAAGCAGCATACCGAAAACcttaactttattttatttcttaaacaGGAAGTGTGAAAACATGGAGAACACAACATTCCTGGGTAAGCTCCAACTGCTGCTTCTCATTCCTACTTAACTCTGGTCTTGTATTTTGTTAGAAATGCAACTAAAACAAGGCTGCAAAGTTCCTATTCCCTCTGATCTGCAGCCACTGCAAAaggcaggagccagccctgggggagGAACATCTGCTCCCTGTTCGCAGAgagagggcacagagcagctgctgagcatcccagcatccctgacTTCTGggacagctccatcccagcataTCTGAGCTGTGGAagagctccatcccagcatcccagcatcccaacaTGCCTGAGTTCTGGGATAGCTCCATCCCAGCATATCTGAGCTCTGGgagagctccatcccagcatccctgaggtGTGGAGCAGCTCCATCTCAACATCTCAACATGCCTGAGCTCTCggacagctccatcccagcatccctgagcactgggacagctccatcccaacatcccagcatgcctcagctctgggacagctccatctcaacatcccaacatccctgagctctgggacagctccatctcaacatcccaacatccctgagctctgggacagctccatcccagcatccctgagctctgggacagctcgctccatcccaacatcccagcatgcctcagctctgggacagctccatctcaacatcccaacatccctgagctctgggacagctccatcccagcatgcctgagctctgggacagctccatcccaacatcccagcatgcctgagctctgggacagttccaccccagcatccctgagctctgggacagTTCCATCCCAACATGcctgagctctgggacagctccGTCCCGGCAGGACCAGCCcggagcaggcagcagggtgTGCCCAACACCGCCACAGTTCCtccccaaagccagccctgctgcacgCAGATTCACTGCTGCCAAGCGCAAACGACCTTTGTGACACCGCGAAGCCACTGCTCGTTCCCAGATGGCGTTCTCGTTCCCTTTACAGACACATCAAGGGACAGACACGAGCGCTGGGTTCCTGCCGTGGAACACAACCTTCCCCAGCGACAGCGACACAGCCCTGGCCCCGAGCCGCCCCTTCCgcggctcctgcagctccctgggcctGCATCCCGGGAATTCCGCCCTCCCGGGCCCGTCGGACCCGACACATCCAAACCCAGTCCAACCCAAGCCCCGCCGAACCCCTCCCTGCCGGGGCACCTTGGCCGAGCTCTCCCCGCTCCGCTGGCAGCGGTTCCGCTCCTGGATTTTCTCGGCGATGTCCTGGGCGAGCTGGCGAGCGGCGGCGAGCAGCGGGAGCCTGGGGCAAGGCAGCGACTGAGCCCGGGGCCGCGGGATGGACCCGGGACCGGCCGGGATCGGATGGGATCGACTGGGACAGGCCGGGATGGGCTGGGATcggatgggatgggctgggatcgACTGGTATAAGCCTCGGGAAAAGGCCCGGGAGGGGAAGGCAcaggacccccaaaacacacacatacacaaagcCTGGGATGGGCTTTGGGAAAGGACCCAGAGAACGGAAGGCACAGCATCCCCAAATCACACACACCGGGATGGTTTTGGGAAGGcacaccccccccccccgcccacagcctggccccgctcccgcccgtGCCgggccccggcggctccggaCGCTCCGCGGCCCAGGcagggccgggcccggcccgcggcCCGCAGCTCCCGGCCCAGCACAGCGCTCACCAGGGGTCCGGAGCCATCGCGGCCCCGGAACCTTCGCGGCGCTTCCGCCGGATCCGCCCGGACGCGCCGCGCGCAGGCGCCGGGAGGGCAcggaggggaaggggaaatgggggaaggaaatgggagagaggagagatggagagggaagggaggtgCCGGGACGCGGGCCCGGGGGAGCGGAGCTGGCACCAGGGGTGCAGCGGAGCGGGGTGCCCggtgctgcgggagcggggccgaTGGCGCGGCGGTTCCGATGTGCGGTGCGGGGGCCAGGGGCAGGTGTTCAGGGGCAGAGGTGCGGATGTGCGGGCTGCAGGGACACCGGTGCGGATGTCCAGGGTTTACAGGTGCAGGGACGGGGAGCAGAGATGCATTGTAGAGATGTAGAGGTGCAGACATTCAGGGTGCAGGTGTGCACGGTACAAAGTGCAGATGTGTGCAGATGTGCACAGCACAGaaccagagctgtccctgcccgttcctcccctccctgctgcctcacaAACCCAACACTAAGCGGTGGCACCGGTTCCCTTCTCCAAatcctcagccctgtccctgcccatctccAGTGGCAGTCGCTGCCGTCCCTGCCCACGCCGATGTCCCCGGTCCCGGGTGACACTGGCGCTGCTGGCACTGTCGCTGTTTCGGCCGCGGTGGGCGCAGCCCCTcgctcctgcagcagcttccctcCCGTGATCCGCCAGGATCTGGCCTCTCCCTTTGTTTTGGGGTGCGATCGGTGACGCAAATCGGGCACAATTTGAGGAGCAGCCTCAGAGCTTTGCCAGCGAGGCTTTATCGCCCTCATGACGTGTTGATAACGATAGTGATGACGATAATGATATGGACAATCATAACAATAGTAATTACGATATTGATAACGATAAGAGCGCATCCTCGTCAGCACGTTCCCATTCCCGGGGCtcatcctgctgtgctcccccatTCCGGGGGCTGATCCCCGCAGTGCTCCCCCATTCCCGGGGCTGATCCCCGCTGTGCTCCCCCATTCCTGGGGTTgatctctgctgtgctcccccaTTCCCGGGGCTGATCCCCGCTGTGCTCCCCCATTCCTGGGGCTGATCCCCGCTGTGCTCCCCCATTCCTGGGGTTgatctctgctgtgctcccccaTTCCTGGGGCTGATCCCCGTTGTGCTCCCCCATTCCTGAGGCTGATCCCCGTTGTGCTCCCCCATTCCCGGGGCTGATCCCGCTGTACTTCCCCGGGGTGGGCTCtgtgtcctggccctgctctctgcacacCCGGAGATGCTCCCGCTGCCGTGGCCATCAAACATTCATGGCCTTCGGCTGCGCTGCTCAGCCGGAGCCCCACGGCCTctacatatttaatatttcgCCATTAAAAACGCATGAGGCGACATTTCCCTTCTTCCTATCCCTGATTCACCTCCGGAGCGTGTGCCAGAGGTTTCAGAACTGCTTGGGCTGGCAGGAAGCGGCGGCCGCTGTGCTGGACAAGGCAAATGGGGATAAGGCGGCCGATAATGTCCGGGAAAGGCAGCGGGAGCcgctgctgccagagctgggcaaaggcttggagctgcagagagaacGAGCGGCCCCTGGCACCGGCAGCAGAGCGGGGTGCGGTGTGGGGACCCCCCGGGCCccaggagcggggctggggccgtcACTGCCCctttgggagcagcctggggagcagaggctcCGGGGCAGATAAGGATAAGGAGATAAGGATAAGGAGATAAGGATAACTCCCACTGAGAGACCCCCTCATCCCCCTCCCACCCGGCACAGCCCGGGGGTCTTTGCTTGTTCCCACTCCTGGGGACTCCCCGTTTGTCAGGGGCAAAGGCGGGCAGGGCTGACGGGACAGCCGAGCTGCTCCTGAGGAATTGGGCCCAGCACGGAGAAGgtgaggaaagggagaggatCCTCAAGCAGGGAGCCTTGGCCGCACTGCCAGGAGATGCTCAGGGAGATACTGCAGGTGCAGGTCAGAACAACCTGCGGCTGCTCTTATCACGACAGGAACATCCGattttaaaggcaaataaaaagcctttaaaatgtTAGGATGCGTATAGCAGTGCCCGCTAAGTGCGGCCTGAGGTGTGAGTTCTGCGTCAGCGCTGTCGGCCCGGGGCGATGTCCTGGGAGCCTCCCTGGAGGCTCCAGCCTCTGCTAGAGActgcttttcctccagctcagctcttcTGTCCGTGAACGCACCGCTCAGTCTGCAGCTCTGCGGCGCGTTCTCAGGCGAATATCCATTGGTACCAACCATTCCCCCGGGGGCAGACCCGGAAAGCTGGAGCCCCAGGGCCGTGCACACCGCAGCCGCAGCTTGAGCGCCACCGCaccggggggcgcgggggctGTGGGGCCGCATAGCCCCGAActtcccaggggctgtgctggagcgGCGCCGCGCACCCGCGGCCCCGGCTCCCACAACGCACGGCGGGGCCAGCCGGGGGTCACTTCTGCTCTGTCCCAGATGTCCCTCTGTTCCCGGTGTCCCCGGTTCCCGGCCCCGCTCTTCACAGCTTCTGTCCCCGGCTCCCCGCCAGCGGGAAGCAGTGCCAGCCCCGCTCAAGGCCGGGCCATGGCCGCAGCCCCCGCCCgcctcagcccccagcccctcctgccgcGGGCGCTGAGCACGGAGCGAGCCCCAGAGCGGGAACACGAAGGTTATCCTCGGCAAAATAAAGGATTCATTTACTGCTCGTGTTGCTGGTTGATGTTATCTCAGCCCACGGGGTGTTTACAGCCCCCCAGCTGGGCCCGGCGTGGAACTGGGGCAGGAAGGGGCGATGCGGGCGCGGAGCTGCTCCACCCCTCGCTGTATTTACCCCAAATAAACGCCGCTGCCGGCGCTGGCTTTCACCTTAAAAGCGCGGGTAGGTACTGGGGCCAGAGGGGACCCGCCAGGGGTGGCCGAGCTGGCACATGCTGCAGGTGGGGCTCAGCCTGCCCCGCTCCCCCGGGGGCGCGGCCGCCGCCTTCCCCATGGCCGAGCCGGCCGCGGCCGAGGACACGGGCACCGGGCAAGGTGAGTGCGCCGAGCGGGGCCCGCCCGTGCCGGACACGTCCGGCggagcacaggggctggggcagacCCAAATTCCTGCCCCGAGCTGGAGCCTCCATTCGGCACCCGGGGCCGGGGCACCGGCGGTCGGGCGGGCTCGGGCTGATGCTGCTCGGTAGCCGGGCAGGGCGACACCCTGGGGAGAGGACGAGGTGAATTTGGGGATCGCGGGGTACAAACAGCCTCTGATTCACCCCCGGTGTTGTCTCAGCGTGGTTTCTGTGCCCAGGAGCCCCCGTGACTGTGCTGGGGTCAGGCTGTGTTCAGGACAGGGCGTCGGGCCGAGCCACCGCATCCAACATCTGAACCCCGAACCAAACTGAGCCCGAcccgctgctcctgctggccttGGGCAAGCGCCAAACTGAGCTGGGGAGCAAGAGCCAGAGCCGGACCCAGCCAGGGCGTCAGGACCGTCCCGATGTACCAGCACGTgctgtccccccgtgtccccttgGCTCAGTGAGAATCCATCCTTGACTCCCCCAGCAACTGAGCACAGCCACGATAAAAACATCCGAGAGTTAATGAGTGCGCTAATTGACTCGATCCCTGCGCGGTAAtcagtgcccagcagagctcaccCACGCGGGGATATCTCCCGTGCCCCGTGGAGGGATCGCTCGGACCGAGCTCTCCCGCAGCCCCAGGAAATGCCGCTCCCGTCTCTCTAGGAGGAGCTCAGACTCTGCTCTTCGCAGCGCCGGGCTGGCGCTGCCCGAGCCCTGCCTCGGGGCCGTGAGCTTTTGAAGGGCTGAAAAGCCCCTCACGGTGTGAGAAGAAATCCTGACACCCAGCTGGGACCTGGCCCCACACTTCTCCAGGGCCCTGAGCTGATGGGAGCGGGACAGGGCAAAGCCTCTAACCCTTCCCTTTTTAGGGGAGAACAAAGAAACCCGGGACGTGGCTGGGAGACCGGAACACCCTCAGCCAGGGTGAAACCCTGCTGGTGGGGCAGTGAAAGGTGGTCAATAAAAGCTCTTTGTCCTACAGAGGTTCTTGGCTCATCCCCGATCACCATCGTGGTCACGTCCGAGGCTGACACCTGGGACATCGacacctcctcctgcctgggctgcgGGCAGTTCGTGGACTGGGACAAGATGCCGGAGCCGCAGCAGGCGGCGCAGATCCCGCGGGACGTGCTGGACAGGCCCCCGAAGGAGCTGAAGAGGCTGGCGAGGGaaggctgctggggctggagccacgcgggccgggcccggctcTACCCCCGGCTCATCCAGCGGGTCCCCTGCCGCCTCGTCACCCCCGACGCGCTCGTGTACAGGGACGTGGCCGGCCGGCTCTTCGGGAAGCCCAGCGTGAGCTCCCACCCTCTGCCCGAGTTCCTGGAGGGCTGCCCCATGCCCACCTACTGCCTCAACCCGCACGGGGTCACGGCCCTGAAGAAGATCCTCATCTGCGTGGGCACCCTGTTCCCCGACATCACGCACAGCCCCCTCCTGCCCGCGCTGGcggcgctgctgctgcactACAGCGAGGACGAGGCGCAGTGCTTCGAGAGCGTCTCTCGCCTCATCGCCAGCAACGCTCCCCACGCCGGCTACATCGACCAGTCCTTCCTGGCCCACCAGGCCTCCTGCATGACCTTTGGGGACCTGGCCAACAAGCACTGCCCGGCAGCCCACAAGCTCATAGCCAGCGCCGCCGAGAACGTCCTCGAGGTCTACTCGGAGTGGCTGTCGTGGCTCTTCCCCGGGCTGCCCTTCGGCTACGCCGTGCGGGTGCTGGACGTGTTCCTGCTGGAGGGCCAGAAGGTGCTGTACCGCAtcgccctggccctgctcaaGCAGTTCCGGCTCTCGGTGGCCCCGGCcgggctgcagggctctgacatcaaggcagagctgcaggcttTCGTGAGGAACATCGCCCAGCACGTGTCTGTGGACAAACTCCTGGAGAGAGCCTTTGGCATCCGCCTGTTCTCCCGCAAGGAGATCTGGCTTCTGCAGATGGCCAACAGGAAGGCGTTGATGGAGAGGGGCATCACCGTGGTGCAGAAAAGGTGAGGAGAGCTCTGCATTCCCCAGTTCTGGGGGCTGAGCAGGCAAAATGGGAGTTCCTCTGGAGAACACCCggggggagctgcaggcacctcccacagccagggctgtgctgaaccctcccagcccctgggggaCCCTGtcaggggacagagcacagccagagctggggacccgtcaggggacagggcacagtAGAGACAGGAACCCTGTCAGGGAACAGGGCACAGTAGAGACAGGGACCTGTCAGGAAACAGGGCACAGCAGAACTGGGGACCCTGACAGtggacagggcacagcagagctggggacccgtcaggggacagggcacagctgagctggggatgttGGCAGAGAGCTCACAGTGCAAAGAGCAGGACAGGACCTGCTGCAGGGGGCGGTGCCCCGAAAAGCAGAGGGGCCCCGCAGCCCAGCCTGATGTCCCTCCCCTCGCAGGCCGTCCTTCCACCTGGCTGTGGACATGCAGAACTTCAGCTCCAGCATTGTCACGGCACAGGAGATGCGCCTGGTCTGGTCCTGGATCCCTGAGCGCTTCTCGCTCTTCCCCCCGCTGCTGCTCTTCTCCACCTCCGAGGAcggctgcagcctgcagaggtGAAGCCTCACCTGcccagcggggccgggcaggtCGGGCACATGGGGAGACACGGGCAGGGCTTGGTAGTGGAGAAAGGAGCAACACAAGTGACCTGGGGcacctctggggctgctggggaccCTCCTGGCTCTGTTCAGGGTCCTGAGTGTGGCTTAGGGGAtagggcagagcctgggcccgATGGCCACCAACGCCCAGGCACTGCCCGGGCACACAGAGTCCTGTGGatgtgccaggcagggatgtccccgtgtcccacaCTGTGCCAGGCGCGCTGTGAGTggccagggacagccagcacaccctgcccagggctccagcTCCCCCTGAGCCCACCCCTTGTCCATCTCTGCAGGTTCTACACGTGCTGTGAAGGCTACGAACCCACGGTGCTGCTCATCAAAACCACCGAGGGGGAGGTGAGTGtttcccaggcagggctggggaggggacagggtgggtgACCCCACAGGCTCTTCTTTTGGAGCACCCATGGGCTGTGtggtccctgtcctgccccaccccgagcccgtcccagctcccaggacagAACAAACTGCACCTCTGGCCACCAGCACACACCTCAGCCgggggtgctgggggaacaGGAGGAGTGGGTGAGGGGGAGAGAGGCCACCAGTGAGACTTGAATTGCAAATACAGACTGACTCATGGGTCCTTGCTGAGCAGACTCTCCTGAAGTCAGCAGATGCTTTGTCTGAGCCAGGACTTGCTTTCAAAGCACTATAGGCCAGGTTCTGTCTTtgactgcaggagcagccacacaAGGGAAATGGAGGAGAAATAAGGACAGTTCCTACTGAAATAACTGCAAAGGCCTCTGAGCCAGGGCTCTTCCCAGAGACTCTGAGTGTTTCATAAATCCCTAATTTATCTCTCACTCTGCATCCCACTGTGGAGGCAAGTTCTGTGTATTGTTCAGGCCTTCCCAAAGATTTactgcccagcagtgctgatgtCCCCAGGCTAACATTCAGGGTGGGGTGGAGATAAACACCTGCCACCCCCAGGGACTCGTGCAGACACGGGCAGGTGACCTAGAAAACCTTGGATCCTACAGGTTTTAGCTCCTGTTATCCTTTGGCTGTGCcaaggacaggcaggaggagttcccagccctcagcagggCACCACAGCCATGGTCAGGTCAGGGGTGTCCACAGCAGGGTCAGACTTGGGCACCAAGGCTGGGTGGGTTCAGTGCAGGGCaccagggatgggcagtgcaggatggagctggcacagcaggatttGGCTCTGGGATTGCTCAGTATGGGGTaccagggatgggcagtgcaggatggagctggcacagcaggatttggggctctGGGATTGCTCAGTGTGGGGTaccagggatgggcagtgcaggatggagctggcacagcaggatttggggctctGGGATTGCTCAGTGCAGGGCaccagggatgggcagtgcaggatggagctggcacagcaggatttggggctctCATTCCccaggggatggggcagagcaCCTACCCTGCTGAGCCCGGGGTGATTCCCGGCACtcctggggctggctctgctcccgGCCTGTCCCCTGACGGTCCCTGTGCTCTCTCTCCCAAGGTGTGTGGGGCGTTTCTCTCCTCCGACTGGAGCGAAAGGAAGAAGAGTGGAGCCACGTCGGGCTTCTTTGGGACAGGGGAGTGCTTTGTGTTCACTGTAAGTCACGGGTTATGGCTGGGTCTGTCCCTTCattgctgccctgccaggacaccctgtcccttccctgccccaggtgCAGACCTGGAGGCAGCACTCGGCCCcagccccccagcagcagcagcagcatcttccCGCAGCGGTGCGAGGTGCCCCAGGGTCAGGGCTCACGGGTGTGTCCCGCTGCCCAGGTGCGCCCCGAGGCAGAGAGGTACGAGTGGGTGTTCATCAAGAAGCCGGAGCTGGCCAAGGCCGTGCCGCGCTCGCCTTCCCCCGCTCCCGAAGCCCGGCTCGGCCCCTCCCGGGACAGccgcagctccagccccaaccACCTCGCCGTGCCCTCGCCGCAGAGGAGAGGCCGCCTGTCCCCGTTCCTGGCCGTCAGGCacttcctcctgccctccaaAACCGCCTCCATGTTCATGTCTGGCTCCCGGGACGGGATCGTTATCGGTAAGGGGGGTCGGTATTGGTAACGGGGGGCAGTATCTATAAGGGGGGTCGGTATCAGTAACGGGGA is part of the Catharus ustulatus isolate bCatUst1 chromosome 20, bCatUst1.pri.v2, whole genome shotgun sequence genome and encodes:
- the LOC117005435 gene encoding TBC1 domain family member 24-like, coding for MLQVGLSLPRSPGGAAAAFPMAEPAAAEDTGTGQATEHSHDKNIRELMSALIDSIPARRSSDSALRSAGLALPEPCLGAGPELMGAGQGKASNPSLFRGEQRNPGRGWETGTPSARVKPCWWGSERWSIKALCPTEVLGSSPITIVVTSEADTWDIDTSSCLGCGQFVDWDKMPEPQQAAQIPRDVLDRPPKELKRLAREGCWGWSHAGRARLYPRLIQRVPCRLVTPDALVYRDVAGRLFGKPSVSSHPLPEFLEGCPMPTYCLNPHGVTALKKILICVGTLFPDITHSPLLPALAALLLHYSEDEAQCFESVSRLIASNAPHAGYIDQSFLAHQASCMTFGDLANKHCPAAHKLIASAAENVLEVYSEWLSWLFPGLPFGYAVRVLDVFLLEGQKVLYRIALALLKQFRLSVAPAGLQGSDIKAELQAFVRNIAQHVSVDKLLERAFGIRLFSRKEIWLLQMANRKALMERGITVVQKRPSFHLAVDMQNFSSSIVTAQEMRLVWSWIPERFSLFPPLLLFSTSEDGCSLQRFYTCCEGYEPTVLLIKTTEGEVCGAFLSSDWSERKKSGATSGFFGTGECFVFTVRPEAERYEWVFIKKPELAKAVPRSPSPAPEARLGPSRDSRSSSPNHLAVPSPQRRGRLSPFLAVRHFLLPSKTASMFMSGSRDGIVIGGGGGQALSLDASLLWGHTEHCETFDNPPLCQENFQVQLLEVWGFQSA